The following are encoded together in the Magnetospirillum gryphiswaldense MSR-1 v2 genome:
- a CDS encoding phasin family protein: MASKQAEQLFDFDISKYMGDFKVPGVDVETLVGSQRKNIEALTQANKLAYDGLQAVLKRQVEILRQTMDEVAVVSKDIAEPGNPQDKAAKQAELAKEAFERSLSNMRELAEMIAKANNEAFELLNRRFTQNLDEMRDVFVKASKK, translated from the coding sequence ATGGCCAGCAAGCAGGCAGAGCAGCTTTTTGACTTCGACATCAGCAAGTATATGGGCGACTTCAAGGTTCCCGGCGTTGACGTGGAAACCCTGGTCGGCAGCCAGCGCAAGAACATCGAAGCGCTGACCCAAGCCAACAAGCTGGCCTATGACGGCCTGCAGGCGGTGCTGAAGCGTCAGGTTGAAATCCTGCGCCAGACCATGGACGAAGTGGCCGTGGTGTCCAAGGACATCGCCGAGCCCGGCAACCCCCAGGACAAGGCGGCCAAGCAGGCCGAACTGGCCAAGGAAGCCTTCGAGCGTTCGTTGTCCAACATGCGCGAACTGGCCGAGATGATCGCCAAGGCCAATAACGAAGCCTTCGAGCTGCTGAACCGCCGCTTCACCCAGAACCTGGATGAAATGCGCGACGTGTTCGTCAAGGCCTCGAAGAAGTAA